The following coding sequences lie in one Saccopteryx bilineata isolate mSacBil1 chromosome 5, mSacBil1_pri_phased_curated, whole genome shotgun sequence genomic window:
- the IDH1 gene encoding isocitrate dehydrogenase [NADP] cytoplasmic yields the protein MSQKIRGGSVVEMQGDEMTRIIWELIKEKLIFPYVELDLHSYDLGIENRDATNDQVTKDAAEAIKKYNVGVKCATITPDEKRVEEFKLKQMWKSPNGTIRNILGGTVFREAIICKNIPRLVTGWVKPIIIGRHAYGDQYRATDFVVPGPGKVEITYTPSDGSPQKTYLVHNFEEGGGVAMGMYNQDKSIRDFAHSSFQMALSKRWPLYLSTKNTILKKYDGRFKDIFQEIYDKQYKSQFEAQKIWYEHRLIDDMVAQAMKSEGGFIWACKNYDGDVQSDSVAQGYGSLGMMTSVLICPDGKTVEAEAAHGTVTRHYRMYQKGQETSTNPIASIFAWTRGLAHRAKLDNNKELGFFANALEEVCVETIEAGFMTKDLAACIKGLPNVQRSDYLNTFEFMDKLGENLKIKLAQAKL from the exons ATGTCTCAAAAAATCCGCGGTGGTTCTGTGGTAGAGATGCAAGGAGATGAAATGACACGGATCATTTGGGAGTTGattaaagaaaaactcattttTCCCTACGTGGAATTAGACCTGCACAG CTATGATTTAGGTATAGAGAATCGTGATGCCACCAATGACCAGGTCACCAAAGATGCTGCAGAAGCTATAAAGAAGTACAACGTTGGCGTCAAGTGTGCCACCATCACCCCCGATGAGAAGAGGGTTGAGGAGTTCAAGTTGAAACAAATGTGGAAGTCGCCAAATGGCACCATCCGAAATATTCTGGGTGGCACTGTCTTCAGGGAAGCTATTATCTGCAAAAATATCCCCCGGCTTGTGACTGGGTGGGTGAAGCCCATCATCATAGGCCGTCATGCTTATGGGGATCAA TACAGAGCTACTGATTTTGTTGTTCCCGGGCCTGGAAAAGTAGAGATAACCTACACACCAAGTGACGGATCCCCACAAAAGACGTACCTGGTACATAACTTTGAAG AGGGTGGTGGTGTCGCCATGGGGATGTATAATCAAGATAAGTCAATCAGAGATTTTGCGCACAGCTCTTTCCAGATGGCTCTGTCCAAGCGTTGGCCTTTGTATCTGAGCACCAAAAACACTATTCTGAAGAAATACGATGGGCGTTTTAAAGACATCTTTCAGGAGATCTATGACAA gCAGTACAAATCCCAATTTGAAGCCCAGAAGATCTGgtatgagcacaggctcatcgatGACATGGTGGCCCAGGCCATGAAGTCAGAGGGAGGCTTCATCTGGGCCTGTAAAAACTATGACGGCGACGTCCAGTCGGACTCCGTGGCACAAG GTTATGGTTCTCTTGGCATGATGACCAGCGTGCTGATTTGTCCAGATGGCAAGACAGTAGAAGCAGAGGCTGCCCATGGGACTGTAACACGTCACTACCGCATGTACCAGAAGGGACAGGAGACATCTACCAATCCCATTG cttcCATTTTTGCCTGGACCAGAGGGTTAGCTCATAGAGCTAAGCTTGATAATAATAAAGAGCTTGGCTTCTTTGCAAATGCTTTGGAAGAAGTCTGTGTTGAGACCATCGAGGCTGGCTTCATGACCAAGGACTTGGCTGCTTGTATTAAAGGTTTACCCAA cGTGCAACGTTCTGACTACTTGAATACGTTTGAGTTCATGGACAAACTCGGAGAAAACTTGAAGATAAAACTAGCTCAGGCCAAACTTTAA